Proteins encoded in a region of the Mixophyes fleayi isolate aMixFle1 chromosome 5, aMixFle1.hap1, whole genome shotgun sequence genome:
- the MC5R gene encoding melanocortin receptor 5 produces the protein MNSSVHQRILDLNISSLDGNNTMPTGKTKLSSCDQVAIAAEVFLTLGIVSLLENILVITAIIKNKNLHSPMYFFVCSLAVADMLVSVSNAWETITINLINNKHLVMEDAFVRHIDNVFDSMICISVVASMCSLLAIAVDRYITIFYALRYHNIMTVKRAGTIIACIWTFCTGCGIIFILYYESTYVIICLITMFFTMLFLMVSLYIHMFLLARTHVKRIAALPGYNSVHQRTSMKGAITLTILIGIFIVCWAPFFLHLILMISCPQNLYCVCFMSHFNMYLILIMCNSVIDPLIYAFRSQEMRKTFKEIICYCNLRFICELPSKY, from the coding sequence ATGAACTCATCCGTGCATCAACGTATATTGGACCTTAACATAAGCAGCTTGGATGGCAACAACACAATGCCTACAGGCAAGACTAAATTGTCATCATGTGATCAAGTAGCAATAGCTGCTGAGGTTTTTTTGACACTTGGCATTGTAAGTCTTCTTGAAAACATCTTAGTAATCACAGCAATTATTAAGAACAAGAATCTACATTCCCCTATGTATTTCTTTGTATGTAGCTTAGCAGTGGCTGACATGTTAGTCAGTGTGTCAAATGCATGGGAGACAATCACAATAAATCTTATCAACAATAAACATCTAGTTATGGAAGATGCCTTTGTACGTCATATTGACAATGTTTTTGATTCCATGATCTGTATATCAGTGGTGGCTTCGATGTGCAGCTTGCTTGCTATAGCAGTTGATAGGTACATCACTATCTTCTATGCTTTACGGTACCATAACATCATGACTGTAAAGAGAGCTGGAACCATTATTGCTTGTATTTGGACATTCTGCACAGGATGTGGGATTATCTTTATCCTCTACTATGAATCAACATATGTCATAATATGTCTTATTACTATGTTTTTCACTATGCTTTTCCTCATGGTATccttatatatacacatgttcTTGTTGGCCCGCACTCATGTAAAGAGGATAGCTGCTTTGCCAGGCTATAACTCAGTCCACCAGAGGACAAGTATGAAAGGAGCCATTACTCTAACAATATTGATTGGCATATTTATTGTGTGTTGGGCTCCATTCTTTCTCCACCTCATTCTGATGATTTCATGTCCACAGAATCTTTACTGTGTCTGTTTTATGTCCCACTTTAATATGTACCTTATCCTAATAATGTGTAATTCTGTCATTGATCCTCTAATATATGCATTCCGGAGTCAAGAAATGCGAAAGACATTCAAAGAAATCATTTGTTATTGCAATCTGAGATTCATTTGTGAACTGCctagtaaatattaa